In one Hymenobacter sp. DG25B genomic region, the following are encoded:
- a CDS encoding multicopper oxidase domain-containing protein, with translation MTISQFQQDLGLGLKDEAGKPVLTTVWGYNGQYPGPTLLAKKGQPVLVKWLNRLVDAHGAPLPHLLPIDKTIDWAAPSTPGIPIVTHLHGGHTESASDGLSQAWYTPFGRSKGPAYRKGEQTPYFYDNSQEAATLWYHDHAQGITRLNVYAGLAGFYLLTDNVEQGLQKSNKLPASPYDIGLAIQDRMFTTDGQLFYPSEPEEPDQPAPSILPEFFGDIMLVNGKAWPLLKVEPRQYRFRLLNGSDSRFYNLQLTRGLKMWQIGSDNGLLPQPVEQGQLLLAPAERKDVIIDFSAAELQGKTIILTNNAAIPFPNGDPVEADDALAQIMAFKVCVPLNPAYPRTPVPATLRAPLPSLPAATNVRKLILYEAEDEYGRLKPMLGTMDGGVFMFEDPITENPAMNSTEIWEIYNLTEDAHPIHLHLVSFRVLSSQEFTGTINPENGALSQVQLQGPLKRPESGQDGRKDTYPIRPGEVTRLVATFDRPGLYVWHCHILSHEDHDMMRSFYVGAMPGAPQVGNPAQPGPGRNVAFSFFPNPFSTSATLHLSVSEPASVAVRLFALGGRLVREVPARQLPAGQHQLELNGAGLDNGLYVCELKVNDQLYHSRLVLAR, from the coding sequence ATGACCATTTCGCAGTTTCAGCAGGATCTGGGACTGGGGCTGAAAGACGAGGCGGGAAAGCCGGTGCTCACTACGGTGTGGGGCTACAACGGCCAGTATCCCGGCCCTACCCTGCTGGCGAAGAAAGGCCAGCCCGTATTGGTGAAATGGCTGAACCGGCTGGTGGATGCCCACGGGGCGCCACTTCCCCACTTACTGCCCATTGATAAAACCATTGACTGGGCCGCGCCATCTACGCCGGGCATCCCCATTGTTACGCACCTGCATGGGGGCCACACCGAATCTGCCAGCGACGGCCTCTCCCAGGCCTGGTACACGCCTTTTGGGCGCAGCAAAGGCCCGGCCTACCGCAAAGGCGAGCAGACTCCCTATTTCTACGATAACAGCCAGGAGGCCGCCACCCTCTGGTACCACGACCACGCGCAGGGCATCACCCGCCTGAATGTGTATGCGGGCCTGGCCGGCTTCTATCTGCTGACCGATAACGTGGAGCAGGGGCTGCAAAAAAGCAACAAGCTGCCGGCCAGCCCCTATGATATTGGCCTGGCCATACAGGACCGGATGTTTACCACCGATGGGCAGTTGTTTTACCCCTCAGAGCCGGAGGAGCCCGACCAACCGGCACCCAGCATTCTGCCCGAGTTTTTTGGGGATATTATGCTGGTGAACGGCAAGGCCTGGCCCCTGCTAAAAGTGGAGCCCCGCCAGTACCGCTTCCGGCTGCTGAATGGCTCCGACTCCCGCTTCTATAACCTGCAGCTGACGCGGGGCCTGAAGATGTGGCAAATCGGCTCCGACAATGGCCTGCTGCCGCAACCCGTAGAGCAGGGCCAGCTGTTGCTAGCGCCCGCCGAGCGGAAAGACGTCATCATTGACTTCTCGGCGGCAGAGCTGCAAGGCAAAACCATCATCCTCACCAACAATGCCGCCATCCCTTTCCCAAACGGCGACCCGGTAGAGGCCGATGATGCCCTGGCACAGATTATGGCTTTTAAAGTGTGTGTGCCGCTGAACCCGGCCTATCCGCGCACGCCGGTGCCCGCTACCCTGCGCGCTCCGCTGCCCAGTTTACCCGCGGCTACCAACGTCAGAAAGCTGATTCTGTATGAAGCCGAAGATGAATATGGCCGCCTGAAACCCATGCTGGGTACGATGGATGGCGGCGTGTTTATGTTTGAAGACCCGATTACTGAAAACCCGGCCATGAACAGCACGGAAATCTGGGAGATTTATAACCTGACGGAAGATGCCCACCCCATTCATTTGCACCTGGTGTCTTTCCGGGTACTCAGCTCCCAGGAATTCACGGGCACTATCAATCCGGAAAACGGCGCCCTCTCTCAGGTGCAGCTGCAAGGGCCGCTGAAGCGCCCGGAAAGCGGACAGGACGGCAGAAAAGATACCTACCCCATCCGGCCCGGCGAAGTAACCCGCCTGGTGGCCACCTTTGATAGACCCGGGCTATACGTGTGGCACTGCCATATTCTCTCCCACGAAGACCATGATATGATGCGCTCCTTCTATGTGGGGGCTATGCCGGGCGCACCGCAGGTGGGCAACCCGGCGCAGCCAGGCCCGGGCCGGAATGTAGCCTTCAGCTTCTTTCCCAACCCTTTCTCCACTTCGGCTACCCTGCACCTGAGCGTATCAGAACCGGCCTCCGTGGCCGTGCGCCTGTTTGCGCTGGGTGGCCGCCTGGTGCGGGAGGTACCGGCCCGCCAGCTGCCGGCCGGGCAGCACCAACTGGAGCTAAACGGCGCCGGGCTGGACAACGGCCTCTATGTGTGCGAGCTGAAAGTAAACGACCAGCTTTACCACAGCCGGCTGGTGCTGGCCCGGTAG